In Pseudobacter ginsenosidimutans, the following are encoded in one genomic region:
- a CDS encoding porin, giving the protein MIDTTQDMGRGMLSLFKRFDHLIIGGYMQPQFQVAGSKGAKGYSGGDFAPRSNNRFMLRRGRVRFDYAHYNEKDQPTVHFAIQFDGTERGVNIRDLWGRVFENKWQLFMVTGGMFARPFGYEINLSSSDREAPERGRMSQILMRTERDLGAMLSFSPRVKNHPLRYLKIDVGAFNGQGMTGPNEYDSYKDIIAHVGLKPYPITSKLTLSGGLSILQGGLASPTKYIYKMGDGASGKQFLVDSAEDNIDSKSPREYRGTDMQWKLKTKWGNTELRGEYWFGNQTAYANTTETPGTLTNEPFYQRKFDGAFICFLQHIVNTSHQLVVKYDWYDPNTAVKGKQIGEPGRNLTPADIKYNTLGFGYVHYINQNLKLFLWYDRVTNESTSLNGYTDDLEDDVFTCRLQFRF; this is encoded by the coding sequence ATGATCGATACTACGCAGGATATGGGCCGGGGCATGCTCTCCCTGTTCAAACGTTTCGATCACCTGATCATCGGTGGTTACATGCAGCCGCAATTCCAGGTGGCCGGTTCAAAAGGCGCCAAGGGATATAGCGGCGGTGATTTTGCTCCCCGGTCCAACAACCGTTTTATGCTCCGCCGTGGCCGGGTAAGGTTCGATTATGCACACTATAATGAAAAGGACCAACCCACCGTGCATTTCGCCATTCAGTTCGATGGAACGGAAAGAGGTGTCAATATACGCGACCTCTGGGGAAGGGTATTCGAAAACAAATGGCAGCTCTTCATGGTAACAGGCGGTATGTTTGCCCGCCCCTTCGGATATGAGATCAACCTTTCTTCCTCCGACCGTGAGGCCCCCGAGCGTGGCCGCATGAGCCAGATCCTCATGAGAACGGAACGTGATCTCGGCGCCATGTTATCTTTTTCTCCCCGTGTAAAAAATCATCCGCTCAGATATCTCAAAATAGATGTGGGCGCTTTCAACGGGCAGGGCATGACCGGCCCCAATGAATACGATAGTTATAAAGATATCATTGCACATGTTGGATTGAAGCCTTACCCTATAACGTCTAAGCTCACACTATCCGGAGGTTTGTCCATTCTTCAGGGAGGACTGGCCAGCCCTACCAAATATATTTATAAGATGGGCGATGGCGCTTCAGGCAAACAATTCCTGGTGGATTCTGCTGAAGATAATATCGACAGTAAGTCGCCCCGCGAATACCGTGGCACAGACATGCAGTGGAAACTCAAAACAAAATGGGGTAATACCGAGCTTCGCGGCGAATACTGGTTTGGTAACCAGACCGCCTATGCGAATACTACAGAAACGCCAGGCACACTCACCAACGAGCCATTCTATCAAAGAAAGTTCGATGGTGCTTTCATTTGCTTTCTTCAACATATAGTAAATACATCTCACCAGTTGGTAGTGAAATATGATTGGTACGATCCCAACACTGCAGTAAAAGGAAAACAAATTGGTGAGCCCGGAAGAAATCTTACACCTGCTGATATAAAATACAACACACTCGGTTTCGGATATGTGCATTATATCAATCAAAACCTGAAACTGTTTTTGTGGTATGACCGCGTAACAAATGAATCTACTTCACTTAATGGTTATACAGATGATCTGGAAGATGATGTTTTTACCTGCCGTTTGCAATTCCGGTTCTGA
- a CDS encoding DUF47 domain-containing protein yields the protein MGLNSIMKIFMPKDKIFYSLFEQVAHTVAKMGKLMKEVVTEPDFDKRAAIIAQIEDLEHVNDDFTHKIFTELGRNFITPFDREDIHYLATALDDIADYIFSSAKKINFYKVNPNDQGIQKMADLIEQGSEQIKNAVIELRNMKNMRRITDALVKVNSIENQADDIFDMSIDRLFETEPDAKEVIKKREIYQVLEIVTDKCEDAANVIESIIIKYA from the coding sequence ATGGGCTTGAATTCCATCATGAAGATCTTTATGCCGAAAGACAAGATTTTCTATTCATTGTTTGAGCAGGTAGCGCATACGGTAGCAAAAATGGGTAAACTCATGAAGGAAGTGGTTACAGAACCAGACTTCGACAAGAGAGCCGCCATCATCGCCCAGATAGAAGACCTTGAACATGTGAACGATGATTTCACGCATAAAATTTTCACTGAGCTCGGCCGCAACTTCATTACTCCTTTCGACCGTGAGGACATTCACTATCTGGCAACCGCCCTGGATGATATTGCCGACTATATTTTCTCCTCTGCCAAGAAGATCAACTTCTATAAAGTGAATCCAAACGACCAGGGCATTCAGAAAATGGCAGACCTGATTGAGCAGGGATCCGAGCAGATCAAGAATGCTGTGATCGAACTGCGCAACATGAAGAATATGCGCCGCATCACAGATGCACTTGTAAAGGTGAACAGCATCGAAAATCAGGCTGATGATATTTTTGATATGAGTATCGACCGTTTGTTCGAAACTGAGCCCGACGCCAAAGAGGTGATCAAGAAAAGAGAGATCTACCAGGTGTTGGAGATCGTTACTGACAAGTGTGAGGACGCTGCAAACGTGATCGAATCAATTATCATTAAATACGCATAA
- a CDS encoding inorganic phosphate transporter, translating into MTFLVVIIVLALVFDYINGFHDAANSIATIVSTKVLTPFQAVLWAAVFNFAAFFIAKYWIGEFKIGNSFAKSINEHFITLPVIFSALIAAITWNLLTWWFGIPSSSSHTLLGGFMGAALAHVGHFAQDGHSVINYSVVIPIFLFIFGAPLLGMIVSLIITLIIVNICRRANPYKADSWFRRLQLVSSALFSLGHGSNDAQKVLGLIAAAMVAQGQIDSIKDVPDWVPLACFTAIAIGTMSGGWKIVKTMGSRITKVTPLEGVAAETAGAATLFLTEHLGIPVSTTHTITGAIMGVGATKRLSAVRWGVTINLLWAWILTIPVSMVLAAITYYITKLVMHL; encoded by the coding sequence ATGACTTTTCTGGTTGTCATTATTGTACTGGCTCTGGTTTTTGATTACATCAATGGTTTCCATGATGCAGCCAATTCCATAGCCACTATTGTGTCTACGAAAGTACTAACGCCCTTCCAGGCAGTACTGTGGGCAGCGGTTTTCAACTTCGCTGCTTTTTTTATTGCAAAATATTGGATTGGAGAATTCAAGATCGGTAATTCATTTGCGAAGAGTATCAATGAGCATTTCATTACACTTCCGGTGATCTTTTCCGCATTGATCGCAGCCATTACCTGGAACCTCCTCACATGGTGGTTCGGGATCCCTTCCTCCTCTTCACACACATTGCTGGGAGGCTTTATGGGAGCGGCTTTGGCGCATGTGGGTCATTTTGCCCAGGATGGTCATAGCGTGATCAACTACAGTGTGGTGATTCCTATCTTCCTCTTCATTTTCGGTGCACCACTATTGGGCATGATTGTGTCTCTCATCATAACACTGATCATCGTCAATATCTGCCGGCGGGCCAATCCGTACAAGGCCGATAGCTGGTTCAGAAGATTGCAGCTGGTTTCTTCTGCGCTCTTCAGTCTCGGCCACGGTAGTAACGATGCCCAGAAAGTTTTGGGTTTGATCGCTGCCGCGATGGTGGCGCAGGGACAGATCGATAGCATTAAAGATGTTCCGGATTGGGTACCCCTGGCCTGTTTCACTGCCATTGCCATTGGTACCATGAGTGGTGGCTGGAAGATCGTAAAAACAATGGGAAGCCGTATCACCAAGGTTACTCCTCTTGAGGGTGTTGCTGCAGAAACAGCAGGCGCCGCTACGCTGTTCCTCACTGAGCACCTGGGTATTCCGGTGAGTACCACCCATACCATCACTGGCGCCATCATGGGTGTGGGAGCAACCAAACGCCTGTCTGCAGTGCGTTGGGGCGTTACCATCAATCTGCTCTGGGCCTGGATCCTCACTATTCCGGTGAGCATGGTACTGGCTGCTATCACATATTATAT